A portion of the Jaculus jaculus isolate mJacJac1 chromosome 5, mJacJac1.mat.Y.cur, whole genome shotgun sequence genome contains these proteins:
- the LOC105943600 gene encoding 60S ribosomal protein L27-like: MGKFMKSGKVVLVLAGCYSGCNAVIMKNIDDDTSNHPYNHALATGIDCYPCKATAVMGEKKIAQRSKIKPFVKVYNYIHLMPIRYSVDIPLDKTVVNKDVFRDPVLKCKARWEAKVKFEERYKTG; encoded by the coding sequence ATGGGAAAGTTCATGAAATCCGGGAAAGTGGTGCTGGTCCTGGCTGGATGCTACTCTGGATGCAACGCAGTCATCATGAAGAATATTGACGATGACACCTCCAATCATCCCTACAACCATGCTCTGGCAACTGGAATTGACTGCTACCCATGCAAAGCGACAGCTGTCATGGGTGAGAAGAAAATTGCCCAAAGATCAAAGATCAAGCCTTTTGTAAAGGTTTATAACTATATTCACCTCATGCCCATAAGATACTCTGTGGATATCCCCTTGGACAAAACTGTTGTCAACAAAGATGTCTTCAGAGACCCAGTTCTGAAATGCAAGGCCAGATGGGAGGCCAAGGTCAAGTTTGAGGAGAGATACAAGACAGGTTAG